In one Spirosoma rigui genomic region, the following are encoded:
- a CDS encoding DUF5977 domain-containing protein, with amino-acid sequence MIDPIASLSFLPLQLSRNVVEHVIEAVDPGSAPDRSVLSYFLRIDVPEFPQSPTLVELTTMEGREKPPVTVGGATTYEGAFFSIEQILDGFLSLQKPQFRQAMISAIASLTMPYRLAQIIQPLNTVVNCPVKWIIKAGLNDIDFAGWGDRFFDVYQGDARRFLTWQPDRKLVAAEQEEYLYFLMNCSPLPLVTRIRLEVFRTDGLLPEATTLMSIQNVLQNQVLCLPVGPAVLGIDLTNVVEYRIWLANENNERISEVRTYEIDQRYRRTERCILFSNSLGGYDTLRLLGSGLETFHVDRTLAERERPAGAGADFSELYVIDTLGERTLTIQSGYVERDDLRTLKYWDEVLLSQEWYLVTDAGHVPLELVTTDLVDGDDEADLIARTFTFRHVAAETNYSLLPPAPPTKTRPTAWRGAGLLYLLDGFGKRLGLARPVRLQKYYLDDSTLVKPLVEKPNTPGDPDYIPPRPVPGVAVGSSPFLNVAISRAGSYKRATCPNGQQGGEALITVAAGKYGGETQEDADNRAEAEFVSLDTQAFADSAGTCSLSETYDWAVPANQWHMRLSVPGQIAIFHTNGVDGPADMGNDQSLQNSTGPFVYPSGTADMNFPIGDLNWYFYTYGSPGQAKRVRVYKNSVLQYDLNVILNGDGYERFALCYRPGGNIPVLNGEKWYIKYENQ; translated from the coding sequence ATGATTGACCCAATCGCTTCGCTCAGCTTCTTACCACTGCAGCTGAGCCGCAATGTTGTCGAGCACGTGATCGAGGCTGTCGATCCGGGCAGTGCGCCCGATCGGAGTGTGCTATCTTATTTTTTACGGATCGATGTGCCAGAGTTTCCACAATCGCCAACGCTGGTCGAACTGACTACGATGGAGGGACGCGAAAAGCCCCCTGTGACGGTTGGCGGGGCCACGACGTATGAAGGGGCGTTTTTTTCTATTGAGCAGATTCTGGACGGGTTTCTGAGCCTCCAGAAGCCTCAGTTTCGTCAGGCCATGATTAGTGCCATTGCCAGTTTGACAATGCCCTACCGGTTAGCCCAGATCATTCAGCCCCTGAACACGGTTGTAAACTGCCCCGTAAAGTGGATTATTAAGGCAGGCCTCAATGATATTGATTTTGCTGGCTGGGGTGACCGCTTCTTCGACGTCTATCAGGGCGACGCTCGTCGCTTCCTGACCTGGCAGCCCGATCGTAAACTAGTCGCAGCTGAACAGGAAGAATATCTGTACTTCCTGATGAACTGCTCACCACTGCCCCTGGTGACCCGCATTCGGCTCGAAGTGTTCCGGACTGATGGTTTGCTACCAGAAGCCACAACGCTGATGTCGATCCAGAACGTGCTGCAAAATCAGGTGCTGTGTCTGCCCGTTGGACCGGCTGTACTGGGCATCGACCTGACCAATGTAGTCGAGTATAGGATCTGGCTGGCCAACGAGAATAACGAGCGAATCAGTGAGGTCAGAACGTATGAGATCGATCAGCGGTACCGCCGTACTGAGCGCTGTATTTTGTTTTCCAATTCGCTGGGTGGCTACGATACGCTGCGTCTGCTGGGCAGTGGACTGGAGACGTTTCACGTCGACCGGACCCTGGCCGAACGGGAACGACCGGCAGGAGCAGGGGCTGACTTTTCCGAGCTTTACGTGATCGATACGCTGGGCGAGCGGACGCTGACCATTCAGTCCGGCTACGTGGAGCGTGATGATTTGAGAACGCTGAAGTATTGGGATGAAGTCCTGCTGTCTCAGGAGTGGTACCTGGTCACGGATGCCGGCCACGTGCCGCTGGAGCTGGTGACGACGGACCTGGTCGACGGTGACGACGAAGCTGATCTGATTGCCCGAACCTTTACCTTCCGGCACGTGGCCGCCGAAACAAATTATTCGCTGCTGCCCCCAGCGCCACCCACCAAGACCAGACCCACTGCCTGGCGTGGTGCGGGTTTGCTGTACCTGCTCGACGGGTTCGGAAAACGGCTCGGACTGGCCAGGCCTGTCCGACTGCAGAAGTACTACCTCGATGACAGTACGCTGGTCAAGCCACTGGTCGAAAAACCCAATACCCCTGGCGATCCGGACTACATTCCCCCCAGGCCTGTACCGGGTGTAGCCGTCGGCTCCAGTCCGTTTTTGAACGTGGCTATCAGCCGGGCCGGCAGCTACAAACGAGCCACGTGTCCCAATGGCCAGCAGGGAGGGGAAGCGCTGATTACGGTTGCTGCCGGCAAGTATGGTGGGGAAACGCAGGAAGATGCCGATAACCGGGCGGAAGCGGAATTTGTCAGCCTCGATACGCAGGCTTTTGCCGATAGTGCCGGCACGTGCTCGCTGAGCGAAACCTATGACTGGGCTGTACCGGCCAATCAATGGCACATGCGCTTGAGCGTACCTGGTCAGATTGCCATCTTCCACACCAATGGGGTCGATGGTCCGGCTGATATGGGTAATGATCAATCGCTGCAAAACAGTACGGGGCCCTTCGTTTACCCCAGCGGTACCGCTGATATGAATTTTCCGATCGGCGATCTGAACTGGTACTTCTACACCTACGGCTCACCTGGCCAGGCTAAGCGCGTCCGGGTGTACAAAAATTCTGTACTCCAGTACGATTTGAACGTCATACTGAACGGGGATGGCTACGAGCGATTTGCCCTCTGTTACCGACCAGGTGGGAATATACCGGTGCTCAACGGGGAGAAATGGTACATCAAATATGAAAACCAATGA